From Pseudorasbora parva isolate DD20220531a chromosome 14, ASM2467924v1, whole genome shotgun sequence:
GTTGTCAAGTGGTACAAATTTTATGAAGACAAATCAAGGTCAGTGTagaaaatatagtttttttttctttgtacttTATGATTGTAAAGTCATTTAATaagtcattttatatatatatatatatatatatatatatatatatatatatatatatatatatatatatatatatatatatatataatgttattttattgattTGTTAGGAATCCTAACATGAAAGTTGATAAGTCTTCAGAAGACGAGCTGTCTGAAGACCTGAAGCAATGGTCAAAGGTTAGCAAtccttttttaaacatttatttctcAATTATCTTTGTAAAATTGTTCCACTTTACATGTAAAAATTACAACTATTTATGCTCCAACTATAGGTGTTGACACAGCATTGTGAGCGTTATGGAGGAGAGGACCTAGTGTCTGGTCAGGAAACACTTGAAATGTTGGCAAACCTACAAAAGTCCTGGATTGAGGTTTTCCTCCAGCTTTTTAGGAGGCACCCTGGGCCAAATGGAGTGCCACCTAAAGGCCAGGAGGCCATGAGGGAGCTGGCAATGACcatcactgagctcctgaatCAACTGGGAATTCGTATCAATGGAGAAAGTGGTGAGAACCAAGTCCTTTGGTTCCTgacatatactttttttttcaatggaTATCAATGTTTTCTCTTGGCTGTTAATGCAGGTATTCACGCAACGCTAATGTTGCTTATTGAAACTATGGAGTTCTGGTCGAGAAGGTTAAAGCCCTTGAGTGGACTTCCAGAAAAGCAGTCTTCGGGTGATTCGCTTATGTTGGAAGAAGCTTTCCGCAACATGAGGAATCTATCTGAGGAGGCTCTTCTGCTTGTGGACAGCACACAGTTAGAACGAGACAGGGCTAAAAAGAAACCCCAGACCAAGTAAGAAAGATGCAAGGGAAAAACATTATAGCTTTCTTGACACACCTAGTGAGGACCTTTGTGTCTATTGCTAAATTGGAAGCTACTTTCTTAAGGCCGGGATACACCAAGTAGGGCCATTTTTGAGCGTCGGTCAGCTTAGTGTTTTCAGCTCAAGTTGGATTAACTAAGTTTTATACCTGAGCATGTTGAATCTGTGTTAGGATGAGagaactctgattggctgttcagctAACCGAACGAATCAATGCAATAGAATAATAGCAAAAGTGATGAAAGCAAGCAAAGAAGTCAAGATTGTACAAACACAAGGCTATTATAATTTTACATCACCTTGCCAGAGCATTCGATTGCAtgaatattttcataataatgtGAGCTGACTGGAATGAAGAAAGTGATCGGATTCTGCATGATTCATATTCAAAATGGTAAGAAAGCAATGCTTTGTTTATAGTTTGTATATCTACAGTCCTCGTTACAGTTTCCCTTTTTGAATGGCGAAAATAGAGTAATGATACCTGCTGATATAGATAGCTATTTATTTACATGCTAGTTGACACTGACAGTCGCCCTTAGtactttaagtgtgtttaacaTCGGCTTGGTGTGTCCCGGGCTTAAAGGTAGCATTGTAACCGAAAAGTCATAAGTGACTGATTTGGAACAATCTGGGCAGAAACTTGGAACAGAATACATGAAACACACAAAACTTCAGTCATGTTTCTGGGTGGACCATGTCCAATTTCCTTATATGTGTCTGTGACAGGATTGAATTGGATGATGTCTTCAAGACAATGAAGGAATTCCTGTTCTCTCAAGAAAACTTTTTTGACTGTGAAAATATGAGGCTTCGTGATGAGGTACATCTCAGGCCTGTGTAGTATTTCTTTTATGCCCAAGTCAGGAGCATTCATACCAGTTCCTGGAAGTCATGCTTCCTGCAGAGTTTTACTGACCTGAGCTAGGTTTCCCAAAAGCCTCATAAGCCAAATTTGATTGCTTTTGAGAAATGCAGCCCTGGGTTTGACAACACCAGTGTCATCAATCATGGCTTAGAGCAGGACAGTTGCTTTTCCCAAAAACATTGTAAGCCAGTGGTCTCTATGATCTACTtatgcttttgggaaatgcagccctAGACATTTAGAGTAATCCTCCTGAACACCTTGATTCGACCTAGGATTCGAATGAAATTCTTCTGTAAGGCGGACTTCCACGAGCAGGACTGGATGCCCCTGTCCCAAGCCATGAGTAATTCTCACATCTTGTGTTGGCAGGTAACTTCACTTCACACTAAGCTAATTCGCTGGATGGTGGACCTTCTGCTACTAATGGTGCCAGTCCATTCGTATGACCAAGAACCGTATCTTCCAACACCAGAACTGAACATCATTGTGGACGTGTCTGTTGAGAAGCTAGAGGAGGATGCTAGGAACCTCTCTGGGAAGATTGACTACTTTTCCAAGTATATCACAAGGTAATCTCACTAAACTTAACATCTTGAGAGGATACATCTTAGCTGGTTGTGGTTAAGCTGAAATTCATTACACAACTTGTTCTGCAGCTCTTGTCAGGCTGTTGTGGAGGTGATACGGAAGAACACAACTGACACAGAGAATGAGTTGAACCAACTACCCAAATTACAGGTGCTCAGCAATCCCTCTGATCATCTCCATTAAGATCTTTTTCTTGAGTAGCAATGCAGATTGACAGAGTGTGTCTTGTGCACTGTGTTTGTTCAGAAAGAGTGTGATGAGTGGGTGGAGGCCTGCCGGATACTTCTGTCAGATGTGAAGGGAAGTCTGGGAGAGCTGCAGTTGTCTGGAAAAACTGTAACACAGCCTGTGAGTGCATCAGCGTGGACTCTCTGGTAGAATACAGCTATGCTAAGAATAATTTCCTTGTATATCTTCTTAGCTTGAGCAACAACCAGAGGAACCTtccgaagaagaagaagaagaggaaccAGCTATTAAAGATGCCATTGGGCCTTATTCTTTCCAAAGAGCTGATGAATATGTACAGTAACTAACACTATTTCTATATAAGCTGTTTGCTTGCTAGCCTTATCGCTGGATTGATCCAATGTATTAGCACTCAATAAGACAATTAAATGCTGCCAAATCACCTCCACAGGGGAATGAAAAGGCCAGCAGTCATGATAAAGATGACTCAATCATTAAGCTAATTGGTCATGATGGCATTATCATTGAGAAGAACTTAGGAGAGGACACCATCCAATTTATAGGGGTGAATATATCGTATCGTTTCCATGTGTTCAGTTTCCCATCTACATAGTGTAAAGCTTTGATCATCAAAATCATAATCTTTTCTAGACTGAAGAACTGGTGCTTTCTCCTCACACTGAAAATGCCCAGGATGCCTTCAATGCATTAGAAACAGTGAGAACTCTTCAGCTAGAGCTTCTGTAAGTATTAGCAATGTGAACTTAAATTTCTCTTGAATGAGATCCCATAGTTCTTCTCTACATGAGCTATATTTTCCAGAGAGGTAGAGACGAGAGCTATCAGTGCGGAGGAACGAGCGTTAAAGGCAGAGGAAGACCTGCAGGCAGCTCTGGACAAGATACACGATCTGGAGACACAGCTACAGGCAGGGCCCAGTGTGGGGACCAAGTGTAAGTGTGTCAGAGGCTAACATTACGCTTCAGATACCGAGCAAGACTAAAGGTGCGGTCACATGTTTTGTGGGCACAAAGGTCCATTGTCAAAAGTGTAACCAAATATGAATCACTGCTCACACAGAAGTAACTTTCAAATCAAGCGGCTTTCTGTTGGTCAATGTGGCAAAACTTGTGGGGAACAATGGGGGGAAATCTTTTGCCCAAAATTTTCAATCATGTAGATTCCTATTGATATTTTGATTGGATGTGCCGAACAATGGTAGATGTGACCACACCTTAAATTGTGTTGGGAGATCTTTTTCGTCTTAGTCGTTAAATGGGCTTTGAAGTAACACAACCCTCTGGTGCTTTTCAGTcaattttgaaaatattttgttgttgaCATTTTTACATCGGAATGGTACGAAACTTGGTAAAGTTTTTGAAACTTGGTAAAGGTTTCAAAAAGGTGAAATTGtcctgaaaaaaatacattaccaAATGTTTCTAATGGGTGAAATTCATCTCCCATTCATTTCCAATGCAGCCTTTTTTGAAGATATCAACCTCCAATTTGATACACCAGGTTGTTTAGAATTATGATTTTCTTGTTTAGTAAAATATATATCTAATATAAAAactgaaaattatatttttgtgcatttttcataataatgcatgtaaaattgtataactttttttcaagttcacttttttaaacttccatttaaaaaataatctgccaaagaGACCAAACTTAAGTCTGTGCTCCAAATTCAAAATTTATGACCATTATAGTTGAAATTTAATTTCCATGTCCATGCTCAAAAAGTGAATAAATGGATAATAACCActgcataaatataatttagtaccATAAAATCTcctaaaaactcaaaatattagttaaaaaaaacattattaaaataaaacatagtATAACAatttcattgaaaaaaaaaaaaaaatgtaatttttgacTGACACACGAACAGTACCAGAGTGTTAACAACATTTTACTCCTGAAAATGATAtatgttaaaataacaattgccatgtttaaaccatagactgtaaaaaaaaaaaaatggacactAGTAGTGTctgtgatgtcacccataggattttGAGGTGCAGTTTTGAAGTGtgaagtagagacgagctggccgttgccatcttggcaacgCGTCATTGCGCGTCACGCCCAGATAatagaaaatgggcaaagaggcgggacgtgggcggagctgaggtgacagGATTACTAATAGATAGCGGATAAAtagctatccacctgtcaatcaaagtggtTACGCCCTTAAtaatgcagaactttaaggctttataaagTGTAAACCAATgagttacttaaaaaaaaatcaccccccacacacctttttgcccattttctgttatccgggagtgacacgcgatgccTCACTCGCAAGagggcaacgcccagctcgcccctactttaagcttcagaacggcttatcgggatcctatgggtgacgtcacagacactacgtccatagtTTGAGTTTGAGTCGCTGAAAAAGCAACATGTGTCAAGCATCTTTCAATCAAACATCAGCTTGCAACTGATCACAGATGTATTTCACTGAGAAGCTGCGCATTAAATAATCACAGCCTTTGCCAAATTGTGTGCAGTTTTATTGCGATTTATTGTGTAGCCTTATATTATATGAACTGATCTATCTATCTTTTTACAGTAATTAAGAAAAAGGTTCCCCCAGCACCCAAAACACCCAACACCCCAACTTCTGAAGCTCAGAAAACAAGAAGTCAGAAACCTGAAGCCAGCCCAAAACTGTCCAGAGGCACCAAGAAGCACTAAAAGTGAATAAAAATCGTACTGTAGCTCATGTGGGGCAAAATAATAAAGTATTTAATAGACATATCTGTTTTTGAAGTGTACTTGTATTGCACATATCATTAATGAATAAGATTAGATTTAGTGTTTTTTAAAGATTAACTTTAAGTGAGCGTTAGAAATTGCAAAggtaatctaaatgtaaaaatagagGAACCGATATAGCACCAATACATCTACGCAAATATTAGTCGTGTGAAACTGTAAACACTGAAAATCACGTTGTCTTTACATCATGGGTGAGTCTTTGATACCATCTTCAGAGCCGTCACCCGTGGTCAGGCTTTGATTAGCAGGTCGGTTCAAACTGGCGAAGTCGATGGATTGGGTCAGGACATCAGGAGGTATGTTGAGGACCACAGCGGGCTGCTCCGAGCGCAGACTGTGGAGGAGCTGCAGAAGTCGAAGGTGCACGACCAGCGGAGAACCAGAGAGAGACTCCACAGAGGCCTTCAAAGCCTCACAAGCCGCCTTTTCTCCCTCCGCCGCGATCACCTGTGATACAACGAAGCGCAGTGGTCATAGAGCTGGGTTGGTAACTGAAGGGTTGTAGGTTTGAACCCCATGCTCTTACTTTGACTTGTGCCTGACGTCTCGCTTCGGCCTCCACTGCGAAGTTGTGTTGCAGCTCGGGTGGAAGACTGATTTCTTCTCTGCAACAGTAGACATTTGTTATGAGTAACTTCATGGAACATCCTTGGAGTTTAATTGTTGACGTACTTACATTTCCGCTCTTTCCACTTTGATTCCCCACCTGCAGGTTACCGAATCTAAAGTGACCTGCTGGACAAATGGAAACTTTGTAAAAACGTATTATTTGTAAACCCTCATGAGGTGTTGTATCTGTTGAGGTCTACCTGAACCTCCTGGGCCATCCGTTTCCTGTCCAGCAAAATGTCAGTGAAGGCATGATGGGCCAGTATCTCTCTAACAGAGACCTGGGTCAGAGTCTGCAACACGTCTGGGACACCGGCGAGGGATGAataacacacagacacattctCAATACGATAGTAACACGCCGCACTCACTTCAGTACACACCAGATCTTTGGTCACCACCTGAGGATGTAACAACATGAATGATATTTGAAATCATAAAGATTGTAAAACAGAGGTGTTTTATTCTTTTTCAGGCTTGCAGTTTTCTTGCTGGACGATAAAAGTAGCGGAAAAAATCCTATTGACTTGTTCTTTGTCACTGTGTGTTGCTGGCGGTGTGAATGGGGCTTTAAAGGACAAGCTGTGGAcaacttaaagctgttattgatgtttgCAGCACAATATTTGACCGGAAGTGTAAAACTTGCGGTTATTTTCACCAGTTATGGCTTGTTAGATCCAGCATTCAGCCTGGTTTGAATCAGACAGAGATAAAGTAAGACTACActcatttgaatgaatgaatgaattatagGATTTATTAGCAATAATTATCTCTCTCAACCGGCATGAGAAACCATGGAGACACCAAagactttaatatattatgtgctTTATTAGACAAGTAGGAAACTGAtcaagagaggagctgtggtattgtatgaggaggtcaGAGTGGTAGAggagtatgttagagtggtccaggatatatgagagcagtaggacagtggtaaggtgaGTGGACATCACAGTGAAGGTGGGACTACATCAaggctctgagccccttcttgtttgcggtggtgatggacaggctgacagatgaagtcagacaggaatctccatggactatgatgtttgcagatgacattgtgatctgtagtgagagcagggagcaggtggaggaaagtctagagaggtggaggtttgctctggagagaagaggaatatAGGTTAGTCGCAACAAGACAGAATACATATGTGTGAATGAAagagaaccaagtggaacagtgaggttacagggagaagaggtaaagaaggtgcaggattttaagtactccgggtcaacagtccagagcaatggggagtgtagAAAAGAGGcgaagaagcgtgtgcaggcaggttggaatgggtggagaaaagtgtcaggtctattgtgtgataaaagagtaccagcaagaatgaaaggaaaggtgtacaggacagtagtgagaccagtgatgttgtatggtttggagaccgttgcactgaggaaaagacaggaggaagagctagaggtagcagagctgaagatgttgaggttctctttgggagtgacgagaatggataggatcaggaatgagtacaacagagagcacatgtgagatgttttggagacaaagttagagaggccaggttgttccaggtttggacatgttcagaggagggagagttaatacatcggtaaaaggatgctgaggttagagctgccaggcaggaggtcaagaggaagaccaaagaggaggtttatggattagcgaaggaggacatgaaggtagttggtctgagagaagaggatacagttgataggactagatggaggcagatgattcgctgtggcgacccctgaagggaacagccaagaagaagaagaagactaATATggaccatgcctaatatcgatctagctcaATGCAGTGTGAAACAAGTGTTATAGAAGACCCTGAGCAAACGCACAAAGTAGCATTATaatataactttcaacacactcaaatgtatctaaagttgcgtttccaccgcggaaactttccccaggaacttgGGGCTTTGGGTTGGTACTCAgtgtgtttcgaccgcaggaacCGGGGTCTAAATAAAGTTCCGGGTAAAGATTTCCCCCTCAAAACAGCCCTGCTTGCAAGagagtactttttcaaagttaaGGAACTTTCGGGGGTGGGACTTGGCGCTGAACacgctgattggttgagctcacgtagcattttatttcaacctaaaAGTCTGTTGTGGTGCGTGCAGTAAGAGTAGTTTGATCAACAACAatcaaatcaaattgaatttcaaatcaacaatggagtttaaaaaaaatacgacAGATGGACCGACgacgaggttcaggctttattacgTTTATTTGCGCAGGACGAAATCCAGTGGGCTCTGGAAAGTTGCGCACAGTCCTACGTCATCGGACTAATCTTCATGGTACTTTAGACCGTGATGGAAACTGCAGGACAACAGCAGTTCCTGTGCGACAGTGAATCGttctgggtaattttggtggaaactgGGCTTAACATGATCAACAGTGCTGCATTACCCCACATACACATGACAGGAAGAAGCAGAAGCGGTCATCTGTGTCATAataaaagctttgttttgaataagcgacctctagcgaCGAAAAATACATATTATGCATTTAATATTGATTCAACTGACTTGGAATTACCTGTGCATTAAACAGTTTTATTGTACACCAACCAGCCTATCAGAACTGAGTATACAAAAAGACCATGGTAAAatgacatttattcattcagcagatgcttttatcctaACCCAGGCAGCAACatagtgtcggcccagatccAGCCCACATCCGGTACGCATTGAATCCACACATACCAGATGTGGCCCGAATCTGGGCCAACACTATTGCTGTCTGGGAAGCAACTCAAGagacacatttacattttatcagTTGTTTTCCCTGGATTTGAACCCATGACATTGGTGTTGCTAGAACTACTCTTTGAGCTACACAAAAACCCAGTCTAGAGACTTAAAGGTGTTTTTTTAAGCTACTCTTTGACCGACTGCTTCCCTCATGTTTTCTTAAATGCGTCAGTCAGATGGTATTTGTCATAGTCAGCTTTTTAGAGTGCATCATTTAATGACTCAGAGGTTGCCTCAAAAAATACAATGCAAACTTACACATGCCGAAAATATGGAGGATTATTTATTACGGTACCGTGTGAGAAGGGATCTTCAGTATTTTCAGACGAACGTCCACTACATGGCACACATCCAAAAATGGGAGATAAAACATCAGCCCTGCAGAAAAATTAAACATGCATGTAATAAAATGCTCAAATatgaattattaaaattatgttacaattatttattatgaatattaatgacaataaatttaataaaaaacaatgtcatataaaaattatatcattaaattattaatattaacacaaaaatatttaagtaACAATTAAATGCTGATATTAGCATTGAAATTAACTAACAATGATAAAtgcatactttttttaaaaatcaaatatttaattattattaatgctgtgaaatcgattaatcacatttACCATAAAATTTTATGTTAAATGTGATTaatcgatatatatatatatatatatatatatatatatatatatatatatatatatatatatatatacactaaaaaaacattaaaaacattataagtGAACCTCAAGAAACAAGGAACAtattcaaataattaaaaacaatccATGGCATGACCCCTTCAATTTGATGGcactaattattaataatattttttttaattagatgtattaattatgaaaattattattaaaaaattgtATTGTAAATTCTTCACATAAACTATATGTAAAAGTGTTGAAATGCAATCTACCAGGGCCCCTGGGTCTCTTCTGCAATAGATGCCCCAACCGAAATATCACAGCTCTCTCATGTTCTCTCACAATCtacaaataaacaattttgccTATATATAATTACCGttatacattataattattGGAAATGTACAGAGTTGATTTGTAATATTTCATCCCAAAAATTAAAAGCATACCTTCACACAGAACCAGATTGAAATAGGAAAGAAGAAGATCACCACAGACAGGACCAAAACGATGAGCAGTAGCTCGCAAACTCCAAAGTATCTCTTCTTCAAGCCTTTCGAGAAAAATGAATGATGAGTGACAGACAAACTCAAGTTCTCCATCTTTTTTGAGATGCTCTCTTATCCAAACTCACCTTCTCCAGGTCCCTCGGTCTCCAATAACCCCAATAACTCCTCTCGATCTTCTTTAATTCGCTCCCTCACGCTGTCTACATTTACAACCGTGCTGCTGGAGATGATCTGAGCCTCTTTGGATTCACCACTTTCCTCTTCTTCTGTCACTTCtggcttttcttttcttttgtggGGCTCTTGGAGCTTGACAGATTTGGGTGCttttgtttttctctctttAGCAGAAGGTGATGGCTCCCTTTTTGTCCGTCCAGGTCTAGAAGAATGATGAGATGGTTCTGCTCTTTTCTCCATCTCGGTGAGAAGCATCTGTTGGTCAGTGAGAGGAGCGTCTGCTGTGAGGTTTCATCTGGTGTTTGCTCAGCTCCTGTGTCCAGAAGGGGAGGATCTCTGTAGGCCTGTGCAGGTTCATGATGACGGGGGAGTGTTTGAACTCTTCTAATGAATTTTTCACAGTGGTGACCTCCTACACAGTTGTGTTAGATGCACTGAATGTAAGTCTAATAATTAGCATGTTCACTGaatgatctatctatctatctatctatctatctatctatctatctatctatctatctatctatctatctgtctatctgtctatctatctatctatctatctatctatctatctatctatctatctatctatctatctatttatctatctatctatctatctctctatctatctagtccatccatccatctatctgtcgGTCCGTCTAGCTAGCATCGGTCTGTCtgctgtccatccatccatttatccatacacacacacacacacacacacacacacacacacacacacacacacacacacacacacctaaatcAATAAATACAAAGTGAGAATTTTTGTGTGCCTGTTATCTAAATCTGGCTAAATGTAtcatgttttgttgttgttgctaagtcttaactttttttgttgcaaAATAGACCTATAAACTGGCAAGTAatataatttgtttaaaaaaatattcaggcaaaaaaattatatttagttttttaacacCTGGCTCCCGTAGTTTTAGCACATTTTGCAtagttttatttcatttaagaTAAAATGGAAAGTATTTGTTAAAAAGTAAAAGTATACAGCAGAAACTCGGAATGTGCGGTCTCAGCACGAGTGGCTTGATTGAATGCTGAAAAAGCACGTGCCTCAGGAAGTCTGCAGCATCTGCCCACAGAGACGCTAATGAAATGTTTCATCTGCTCGTTTAAAAGTTCATCTCGAAGGACATTTTTGACATTTGCTTCATTCCATTGACGTCATCGCACACCTGCGATACACAATtcgcatttttttaaacaaacgtGGCCTATGTCGCGTGATCTGCACGGGACGAGAAAACGCGTTTATCTTGCACAAAAGGTAATCAAAACCACAacaatatacatatacattgtATAAATGCTAGCATATGTATGCTTTTAAACCCGTTGCATTAAAGCAATTTTGTCAATATGCCTAAATTAAAATTCACTGTGATTTGTTTTGGTCTATTTTTATTTCGCAGTTGGTTTACTCGTCTGTTGATATCATGATgaactaatatttatttctgTCAGTAAGTAAAATCTTTCCCACGTCTGTATTTAGCTGTCAAAATGGCCCAAGATCAGCTCCTCGTGGGGTTGAAGAAGGACGTCCGGTCCCTCTTGATCTCAGCTAAGCGTGGCTTGACCCCCGAGCAGCTCAAGAGAGACTACCAGACCATGCTGGGCTTCCCCATTCCCCTCAGGTTACTAGGATTCAGAAATGTTTTGGATATGGTCAAGGAAATGCCGGATGTTGTGAACTTGGAGTACCACCTTGATGGCAGCATCATTTTAAAAGGTGATATATCAGTATTTTATCCTTTTTGTTTGCTGGTATAAGGTTTATGGCCTAGAGCAGAGGACTTTAACCCTGCTTCTGGGGACCCCCACTGTCCTGAAAAGTTTATTTCCAACCTGCTTCAGCACACCTGCCTGTGTATTTTCAAGAATTAAACCTAAAGGGCTTGATTGGCTTCAGCTGTCTTTCATTAGGGCTGGACAGTGGGTCCCCGTGAGCAAGGTTGAAGACCTCTGGCCTAAAGAATGtctaatatactgtatattcatGCTAAAACGTCTTTAAGATACTCTTTGCATATTTTACGACTTGCTATTGATAGTCAGAAGCCCTTGTTATTAGGGGAAGGGGCTCTCAGTCTAGAGAGCATTGGATTGGACACAAGTTTGAATACGCCCTTGAGTGCAAGATGAGTCATCAATACTTTCGCTTTGTTTGAATGTTGGCTATGTCTGATATCACATACTTActtgagtaggtacttattctgaataagtaattacttcacGACCGCATTCTACATAGAATGAATCTAATCCGGATGTTCTACGGTCACCATGTTGTCATTGTCATGTGACCTAGCAGCGTCAGTTGCGTAGCTTCACctccattcataaatcctctcccggggcctcatgggatagtaaagtgcctattgtatgcacacttcagaatcttgcCAGAAGTTGTAGGTCATCCGGGTACTTTTTGCCTACTCGTTTATGAGCACTGTGAATTCATACTACTTTTATACATACTGTTTTTCGCCTATTTAATATTAGGGAAGTATGCGATTTTGGATGCAGCCTTTATATCTGTTAAAGGGATACAGCACCCAAAAAATTAAAGTGCTCTGATAATTTTATCACCCTCATGCTATGCCATCTCAGAtgtatatgaatttctttcttttgtgaaaCACGAACAGAGATTTTTAGTGAGAAACAATACtaatattttaaaagtattaaacTATAAACCATTGCTCCAGGCCAACTGTCAAAAGTGTGTTCCCTGGACATAAATGTTAGCATGTTGTGAAGCTTGACataaagggttggt
This genomic window contains:
- the axdnd1 gene encoding axonemal dynein light chain domain-containing protein 1, which encodes MSVSVKCSPSPPDGGKSESRRTKRSTTAVNNMATELPQVRERTPIKDGSSLQAHNDFIPDEFLATLMSTTCPQDRLGPLRLTKTPKDFKVCLKHRPDAVWHHPVRRKTYQYFLNQPTSLTGAGRDISFLCDALESQRDRVFLPPMAEQSSAQFQGDYNDVSSLETLIPEEYHIIKNKGLKGLQCYEDKFTVLLQDDKEKLRVFPSMKPNSRLEVMQLMKVMDKMLEKAGVDQEFQELSELSQIENLLELVRTEQNIYNIVFHELIRQVSVECAERGQLLAKLRQRYVSLLDRIPRQVKGLHTETLAQKALDRRLTEEIIHFKSSITKLNMELSSLKQHDEIVSKEVEETREELAKTMEESQHNANTVAEYHDLYELQRKRLEGQMAQLYDESDLWRKATYSLAVKIVKINKLHLVRRLNISEQTWAKTADRFVGFLTTKDSEDVFHIRELTSRWKDKLTDFMKNLRKAESNQLKTIKSINAYVVKWYKFYEDKSRNPNMKVDKSSEDELSEDLKQWSKVLTQHCERYGGEDLVSGQETLEMLANLQKSWIEVFLQLFRRHPGPNGVPPKGQEAMRELAMTITELLNQLGIRINGESGIHATLMLLIETMEFWSRRLKPLSGLPEKQSSGDSLMLEEAFRNMRNLSEEALLLVDSTQLERDRAKKKPQTKIELDDVFKTMKEFLFSQENFFDCENMRLRDEVTSLHTKLIRWMVDLLLLMVPVHSYDQEPYLPTPELNIIVDVSVEKLEEDARNLSGKIDYFSKYITSSCQAVVEVIRKNTTDTENELNQLPKLQKECDEWVEACRILLSDVKGSLGELQLSGKTVTQPLEQQPEEPSEEEEEEEPAIKDAIGPYSFQRADEYGNEKASSHDKDDSIIKLIGHDGIIIEKNLGEDTIQFIGTEELVLSPHTENAQDAFNALETVRTLQLELLEVETRAISAEERALKAEEDLQAALDKIHDLETQLQAGPSVGTKLIKKKVPPAPKTPNTPTSEAQKTRSQKPEASPKLSRGTKKH
- the nphs2 gene encoding podocin, giving the protein MLLTEMEKRAEPSHHSSRPGRTKREPSPSAKERKTKAPKSVKLQEPHKRKEKPEVTEEEESGESKEAQIISSSTVVNVDSVRERIKEDREELLGLLETEGPGEGLKKRYFGVCELLLIVLVLSVVIFFFPISIWFCVKIVREHERAVIFRLGHLLQKRPRGPGLMFYLPFLDVCHVVDVRLKILKIPSHTVVTKDLVCTEVSAACYYRIENVSVCYSSLAGVPDVLQTLTQVSVREILAHHAFTDILLDRKRMAQEVQVTLDSVTCRWGIKVERAEIEEISLPPELQHNFAVEAEARRQAQVKVIAAEGEKAACEALKASVESLSGSPLVVHLRLLQLLHSLRSEQPAVVLNIPPDVLTQSIDFASLNRPANQSLTTGDGSEDGIKDSPMM